From the genome of Erinaceus europaeus chromosome 1, mEriEur2.1, whole genome shotgun sequence:
ccatgtctcccatgaggaatagctggggaagctgctttgaagatggcttggcagaagcgcctgtaggaatcttcagaggggatagagttaattggaattgcaggaatagatttgttggtaagatcactgaacagacgccagtttgcttcccgaaagttccatcttagtttctccaagcacagaatcagtgggagctggagaccaatgtggatgatagctgggcggtgatgactgtatgggcagatcttgagaacttgtcttgtagcgggaaaggcttggccattgactgtgctaatccagcacaggtcgggtgatgagtctttattcaattagcactgtgaaaagagcctggctggggggaggacttggacagaatattcaccacagaagagatccaaaaggccgagaaacacatgaaaaaatgctccaagtctctgattgtcagagaaatgcaaatcaagacaacaatgagatatcacttcactcctgtgagaatgtcatacatcagaaaaggtaacagcagcaaatgctggagagggtgtggggtcaaaggaaccctcctgcactgctggtgggaatgtaaattggtccaacctctgtggggaacagtctggagaactctcagaaggctagaaatggacctactctatgaccctgcaattcccctcctgatgatatatcctaaggaacccaacacatccatccaaaaagatctgtgtacacatatgttcttggcagcacaatttgtaatagccaaaacctggaagcaacccaggtgtccaacaacagatgagtggctgagcaagttgtggtatatatacacaatggaatactactcagctgtaaaaaatggtgacttcactgttttcagccgatcttggatggaccttgaaaaaatcatgttgagtgaaataagtcagaaacagaaggatgaatatgggatgatctcactctcaggcagaagttgaaaaacaagattagaaaagaaaacacaagtcgaacctgaaatggaattggagtattacaccaaagaatCGGATTCCCAGACAGTTTACCGGATGAAAAGCAAGCCTCGAGGGTACTGTTTGATCTTTAACAATCATGATTTTAGTGTCGCAAGGAAGGAGGTATTCAAACTTCACAGAATTAAGGACAGGAATGGAACAGACTTGGACACAGAGgctttgaaaaatacctttagTAGTCTTCACTTTGAGATAGTGCGTTACAGAGACAATACAGCAAAGAAAATCCATGAAGTTATGAAATCATATCAAAAAATGGACCACAGTAACATGGACTGCTTCATCTGCTGCATCCTCTTCCATGGAGACAAAAGCATCATTTATGGTTCTGATGGGAAGGAAGTCTCCATCAGTGAGCTGACCTCTTACTTCACTGGATTAAACTGCCCTTCCCTTGTGGACAAACCAAAGATCTTTTTCATTCAGGCTTGTCAAGGAGATAACTACCAGAGAGGTATATCTATTGACACTGACTCTAAACAGGAAGATGACTATTTAGAAATGGATTCTTCATCTCAGAAGAGATACATCCCAGACGAGGCTGACTTCCTCCTGGGCATGGCCAATGTCAACGACTGTGTTTCCTACTGAGACCCTGCAGAAGGGACCTGGTATATCCAGTCACTTTGCCAGAACCTGTGAGAGAGATGTTCGAGGGGCGAAGATATTCTTACCATCCTCACCCAAGTGAACTTTGAAGTCAGCAATAAGGATGACAGGAAGAACTTAGGGAAGCAGATGCCACAGCCAACCTTCACACTGAGGAAAAAACTCTTCTTCCCTCTTAACTGATGCTGCTGTTTCATTGTCTAACACTATGCTGAATTTCTTTATAGAGctattttgcttttctgttttgtttttcacatAGTGGAGAACAAGAGATACAAAATGCCTATTCCATCTGCAAGAAGACTGGTGGCTTTGTTTCTTGGGAGAATGTATCAGACCTCGGTTTCTGGGCTTGATTCTATGACAAAGAATGCTGGTGCAGTAGATCTGCAGAGGAGAGCTAGTGGACCTCTCTCAAAGGGTGGTGCTGGAGAATTTTGTCATCTGACCTCAGAAAAACAGCTAATCAGTGAGCTTCAGGTGTAATGTGTGTGTCACTAACTGCTCTGGGAATGCATGAGTCTCCTCTTCCGGCTTGAGaagactttgatttttttttttttttagtgctaaaATACACAACTATTCAGATTAGATTTTACTAAAGGGGGGAGGgtgatttatttacatttttatttttcctcagtATTTCATCAGGCTCACTGCTAAATAGAATACTaacgtcatcattattattgtactCCCAGTACATTCTCAACACTAATTTCCAAGTttctgtaaaaaataaatttgagaacATAATTTCTTAGCTTGAAAACCAGGGGGGAAAATGAGTGTTTTACAAGTTCTTTCTAATTTGTTCCCAAATTCaacttctaggttttttttttccatagctcTGCAATCCACACTTGCTTttgtaaatataattaactgtttgtattgatatttttaattaattacctTATACTTTTTccatgcaaaaaataaaataaaaataaataaataaataatagaaagctgggccagaaaaaaaaaaaaagaaaaaaaagaaaagagcctggctgtttgggatcttttaatagggagaggtcattcgctgaagcccagtcggctaagatagagccgtcagcacgaatggaggaatatccccagtcttggtgatgactattaaagtctccaacgtaaacggctgggtgattcgggctaggcaggacctcattatcccatgaggcaatgggaggcttatatacgttgacgagctgaatagttccaatagtaatggactcgtagaaggtcgaagaggccgtatagtaaacgtctgcaagacacgatttggcgtagatggctcggccgtgtttaggatggagattatagcatattatagcatattaaattgaatccactgatggtgaatcgagcagcttcatcgactgctatatgtgtttcttgtaggcaaataacatctgcctgatgctgtatcgccaattgaccaatatgaatgcgtttggcaaaggacagcccctcaacattaagttggaggactcgaagatcaggaccaacagcttgaaagctgtcaggagctgcttgttgctggctttgaaagtgactgggatccatgtggattcagtcggctaggaaggatcgtcagtttccccaatgaatgggtactcacgggatgcaccatgggaagatCGACCCAATGcatcctgggaactgaacacatgtgactcagcgagccggtaaacttttagacccctcgaCAGCCATGAGCAAGCtttcagagctgataattgtttaatttatgggactaaacttttgataactatattcagactttatagacctggtgtacgcttaacccttcatgataagtgcttattttgccttttacctgtttcaccctaacaaACATTGCaatgtttaaaccagttcccagccccCATAGTGAATCCTTTCACATGCCAAAAGCAGCATCCCCAACTCCCAgatcctctttttaagttaaataacaacaaacaTGAGGATAAAAAGACAGAGACTGAGTGGCTAGATGCCCATGGTGTATGAGGGAATATCAAGAGGAGCCTTTGGAAGAGAGGAGTTGTGACTTTGGAAGAAAAGCTAAGGGTTAACTTTTAGGAGGCCATAAGTGCTGAGGCTGAGGGACTGAGGGGATTTGGGGGAGCTGATGTTGATTTGGGTGTGGGGGCTATGGAGAGAACTAAGGGCAGGAAGGCAGATGGACTTCTGTGGAGGGTGTTGAGTACACTTGAAGGATGGGAGTTGGTAtttagattattttttctttctctctctttcttaatttttatttataaaatggaaacactgacaagaccattggataaaaaggggtacaattccatatagtgcccaccacctgaactctgtatcccatcccctcccctgatagctttcctattctttatccctctgggagtatggacccagggtcattgtggggtgctgaaggtctggtttttgtaattgcttccccattgaacatgggctttgacaggtggcCCAGCCTAtccgtctttccctagtggggcaggtggtATTCAGATTCTATAAGAGTGTGATCTGGGTCACTGGTTTGGGTAGTGAGTCACTAGTTGGGATATGATTTCATCACAATAAACTTCATAGGTAGGTTTTTTAATGGGCATGAAGTCTACAACCACACGATAAGTGCTGTGGCTTTATTACACACTGTCTACTTTAAATTGTTCCATCATTCCTACTATACCTGATGTGTATGCCAAACGCCTGTTTTTAACCAGCAGAGTTATTGCTTGGTCCAAGTGCCTATGCAACTCTCCTATTAccagtatacattttttttcttttaatagaagttgagagaaagagaaagaacaaaaaagatagaaaaatacagacacctgcagcacagctcaaccacttgtgaagccttatTTCTGTAGAGAGGGACCAAGGCCTTGTACCTGGGGCCTGGAATAGAGTAACATccaaggtgagccaccacctgttgttttcgacaggttatgttgttttcgctgggctggcttcatgggtgggtaacagacgaccagggattcatggttgagctgtaggcagtatctctttattcatgcaggacgcagcacaatctaagacgagctaagctaaactcaagtacagtactctaaaactcacaatgctgtctttatatatacttgccaagtagggtggaaacaggatgtgacatagagagggtggagagaaaagtgactggtgaaaatcagagtgtgacaaagagggggcagattaggcgagaatcctatcactgaaccacaaatgccctggggggagggtggaacttgttaacagtggttatgtaaatagaatgaagtggttatgtaaatagaatagtgttaagcagggggggatttaaaccaaatgaaacagaaggggtctcatgcataccaacaaccacCCATTCCCTCTACACAGAAAACAGGGTGTAAGACACTGTAAAAATAtctggagggggccaggcagtagcacacctggttaagtgtgcacatagtactaagtgcacttaatccTCACAAAGGATTCGGGCTTGagaccctgctctccacctacaggggtgtcactgcacaatcagtgaaacaggtctgcaggtgtgtctttctttctctctccccctcctctttaaatttttctctgtcttctccaataTTATGGAAACAATggctagattcatagtgccagccctgagccccagcaataacctggaagaaatgtgtgtgtgtgtgtgtgtgtgtgtgtgtgtgtgtgtgtgtgtgtgtatggaattATCTATGATTAGCCATTGGGACATAACTTGTATTTGCAATTCTCCTTTCTATATTGGTATTTAGGAACTCAAAATGATATCATGAGCATAGCTGAAATGTATTTATATGGTGAGTGGGGAACAGGTGAAGGACTGGTCTTATAAAGGATTAACTTGTCAGAGCTCAAATTCAGAACACATTTCATATCTGGTCAATATAATCCCTTACcccttttgatttttgtttgAGACTTTCTTAGAGACCCAACGTTCTTATGCCCACAGCTTTGGCTTCAATAGATAAGGTTTGAAATAAATGCTGTGAAGATAGTTACATCACACACTGCTTCAAGACATTCCCTAAAATGGGAACTCTGGTGATTACTCAGTGCTCCATCTTCCCGGAATCCGACACCAAAAATCTGAGGACGTAACAGGATTAAGTGTCCTAAGTGTTATCTTGGAATTTGGGCTTCACACTCTGAGATGAAAACCCGACTTTCTGCCTATGTACAGATACTGGCAGCTCTAAACTGAGCTGTTAATCTTTAGCCTGAGTGGGTCCTGGTCATGGCTGATTTGAGCAGGTGTATCAATGAAGGGGCAGGGAAGGAAGATAAAAAAATTCCAAAGggttgtggctatactagttttttcttttccttttccctgagcctgaaatttgatatgcaggtggatccaaattattgtctgaggagatggtgtcatggcttgaaaaaggaccagaaatctggatcagggaagagagtagctcccaaatatgggaaaggtgtatgaatattgttgactgtaaatcccatcaatttgatgtgatctggggtccatattcagcttaggagcttatgtgacctctgtatccctgtagatctaagcttgtttcctttttataaataaaatttttaaaaattgcatcctccccccccaaaaaaaaagaaagaaaagaaaatagtttttgaagaaaaaaaaacacttttgtaATCTTTTTTAtaaccctcccccttctccttttgttttctttcaatgTTAGGATTAAAATttaaagtgtatgtgtgtgcatgtatatgtgCATCTGCATGTGTAAGAAACTCAGTCcttctgctttcgggtatatattttgccctggtttatggatatgtgtgaacatatgccctatctcatggaacctggtctatatctaggttttgggactttgttagaaagtgaaccacctgggatggaattagagaatactatgaaaggaaaggtctcacccaagtaatgaagctgaagggttgtcattccacacctgaagtctctggacacagtctgagctgaagcatgttgaggtggcactcattgcatttattaggttgtgattagcagatgcaatattatttgatatgaattgggagaggcatgtgggaaagtgggccctaccctaaggttccaggactgggggaaatataggctctatagtggaaatgtgaggttcctgctgtcttagagttcaaaaagacaatggatagttgatgttatcatcacattatttggtaattgggttaactttaaaaagtacctttgttagggtttgctgtataatacccagtatcttgtatatagctgtgccactggttgcttctgatctacttggtctaggcttttgagaaagtccgcatatcaaagacacagcctatattGCAGTGAATAGCCCCTCaccaacactttctctccactattccaacctttgggtctatgattgctcaacaagttgtttggctttgtatgttaactctcttttcagccaccaggttacagatgccatcaggatgccggccagacttctctggactgaagaccccaccaatttgtcctggagctccgcttccccagagacccaccctactagggaaagagagaggcagactgggagtatggaccgaccagtcaatccccatgttcagcggggaagcaattacagaaaccagaccttccaccttctgcaaccctcaagatcttgggtccgtactccaagagggatagagagtgggaaagctattggagaggggatgggatatggagattgggtggtggtaattgtgtggagttgtacccctcctaccctacggttttgttaatgtctcctttcttaaataaataaataaataaataaataaataaataaaaagaaactcaatACATGGATGGACCtttcaaaacccatgttcagtggagaatcagAACatgacattccaccttctgcaccccatagagaattttggtccatacacccagagacataaagaattGGGGTGATTCCTGTGGAGGCAATGGGTCAAGGAACTCTGGTAatag
Proteins encoded in this window:
- the LOC132542413 gene encoding caspase-8-like — its product is MELEYYTKESDSQTVYRMKSKPRGYCLIFNNHDFSVARKEVFKLHRIKDRNGTDLDTEALKNTFSSLHFEIVRYRDNTAKKIHEVMKSYQKMDHSNMDCFICCILFHGDKSIIYGSDGKEVSISELTSYFTGLNCPSLVDKPKIFFIQACQGDNYQRGISIDTDSKQEDDYLEMDSSSQKRYIPDEADFLLGMANVNDCVSY